CTACGGAAGGGCTGagtcactacattgtacacctgcaacGAGTGGTACACTGTTAACCGGCTGGGATTAAGGTAAAAAGCttaacaaaaaatatacataaaggctctattttattaaaattaacagTTTACCTCTAACAAATAACATCACAGAGTAACTGCAGGATAACCATAAACGACCCAATCAGAAGGAACATGACACAAATACTGCTTTAAAACTCGATCACACGTACGACGACAGCGCAGCTCACGCGGCCCAGACGCCGCGGGGACAGAAGGGGAACCAGAAACGCAGCCCACGGCTCCCAGCCCCGCAGGATCTACACACGGCAGCTCTTCGGAAAAGGCTTCCACGTTTATGCGCCAACCTCGACTCAGTCCCTAAGACATGCTGCAACCACAGCAGCGGGCACGCGATGGCTTCCACAGCGACCCGAGCCGGGGTGCGCGGGGCTTGCCTCACCAAGGCCTCAGGAGCACTCACCCTGACCACCAGCATGCCGAGGCCCCCCCACGGCAGAGCCCTGGAGCCTCTGTTCTTCCATCTGAGCCCCCAAGGAAGGGTGGCTGGACTCCCGCCCACACGACGTGCTCGGTCCCCCCGCCGGGAGCCGCGCTCGCTCACTGGAATTGCCCCTGGGACCGACAGACAGGGTCAAGGCAGTGCTGGCTACACTAGGGAGCCAGGTCCTCGGGCCCAGAGCTCCCAAGTCGTCCCCAATCGCCCTGCCCATGGAAGAGTCGCTCTTCTCCGCCTTCTGAATGCATCTGAATTCCAGACTGTTTAACAgcatctgcctctctctctcccttcttaaCTCGTCTCGCTTCATCCCTTCAAAAAGTCTTCAGAGGGTAAAAAAATACACATCCTACAGGTGTCTGAAACCCCGTCCAGTCCCATGCAATCTGCCGCACACGGCAGGTGCTCAATCTGACAACTCATACGCTGCGTGTCAGTGAACCAACCCAGGCTGTGATTAGTATTTCGATAAACGATGAGCTACAACATTAAAGAGCGGAGTTTTGTTCATAGTGAACTCAGCATCTGACCCTGGGTTCCAGGAAACGAATGACAGTCAGGGATATCTTagggaaaaaaggataaataacATCACTTGTCACtttataaaattctgaaaatcTACCTACCCTGAATACTGACCTTTTTAAGAGAATCTCCATGTCTTTCCTGAATGTACTTCAGGAACGCCGTGGTCCACTGCAGGGTGGTCGCCTTATCCGTCTCCGCATTGCAGAACGGGACTAAAAGATTCAACTCATCACAGCAAATGCGGATTCTGCGCCTACAGTCAAAATCCAAAGCAATCACACTGAGAAGCAGAAGCAATACCGCCGCTCCCAGCCTGGCCACCTGTGCTCGGGGCCGCGCTCCACCAGGACCATCCTGCTCAGGGGCCAGGAGCAAGTCTCTAGACCAGGGACGGAGCCAAACCCCCGAAACTGGAAGCAAaattttgtgtgtgctttttctGGGTAGATCGTTCTTCACTCACAAGTTATTACCCTGCTCTCCATGTGCCAAGGAACTGACCCACAGCTAAGAGTCACAGCTTTGACCTCCAAAGGAGCCCTGGTTCAAAAAAGGATCACAGACTACACTCTGCTAATACCCCCAAGCCCAGCCtttttagagataatttttttttcagagagaactTAAATCACAAGTTGGTTCTTATGATTAGACCATGTTAGCTCTTGCAGATGACACTCGGCGTGACGCCAGGTCCTAGAGGAGCTGACACGGAGTAGCGGATGCAGCACGACCCCTGCCGCCCACCTTCCACGTGCACACGTGGGAGCAGACGTGGGGATCTCCTAAGGCAAACACGAGAGCGGGCACCTATCTCCAGTCCGAGCGGGAGACAACTCTACATCACGGACGAGAGACGGAGATGCGAGGCAGTGAACCTACAGTGTGTTACCCCAGGGAACGGCAGGGTGCCAACCTACGGCTAAGGGTTCTCCCACGGCAGGTACCCAGTAAACGCTGATGAAACGTCAGGTAGGAAAGCCATCCTTCGTAGTTCACAGACGTCCTTCagttcgagagagagagagtgtgtttgtgtgtacacaGGTCTAAGAATGATCGCTGGCGGGCTAGCTAGCTTTAACACGTCCCTTAAAAAGAAGTAAGCTGCCTCAGGTCAACACTGGAGCTTCAGAGTTGAGTATCTGCCTTGCCCCGTGCTACAGAAAGGAAACTGGGACGAAGTACCCCGGAAATAAGTTAATTACGTTAATTATGTTAGGGAAACATCAGGTAAAAATCCAGCTgtaatacagaaaaattaacCACCTTTTGGTTCTACGTAAAATCCAAACAAGTTCTAAATAAAACCTGCAGCTAAAACGACCTAAATAACAGTTTTAACCCTTTCTTCCCCAACATTCCTAAAAGAACCAAGTGAAGCTGGCGCCCTGGTGTGAGCCCAGCTGTCCCCTGGAGGCCCACTCACAAGGCTGGCCCCTGACGGCCTCGGGGAACTACGATCTTGGGAGGGTTCCCAGCATCATTAGTGAGGTGCCTAACTGTGCCTAAAACGTTTGTACGAACAATGCAGTTCATGCACTACCTCTCCCTCTGGGGGCCTGGGGTTTGGCGGCTCACCAGGTAGGCAATGCCTCCATGACCCAACCTGccaataaaatcttggggcactgAGTCTCTGACAAGCGTTGCCAGCTGGCAATTTCACCCGCCCCAGGACCCGGTGCTGCAGGAGCAGAGTGCATCCGGGAGCCCCCTGGGAGAGGACACCTGGGAgctcgcatctggctccctggACTTCTCCCCAGGCACCTTTGCTAAGTTTACTGTGTCCTTTCTCTGTAATCAATCAAAGCCGTAAGTCTTCCTAATGAATCATCAAACCTGAGGGTGGTCCTGGGGACCCCGATCCACCTAGCAAAACACAGTGTTTACTCTGGCCAACCTTTCTCCACGTTGAACACATTTTGAAATAACTAAACTGCTGTTTCATGAATAACTTGCCTATTACTGCTAGTAACTATAGTAAACTTGCGTGTTGACGAGCAATCACACGCATTACCTTCTATCTCTTTCCATGCGGTTGTGCCTCTCCCTACGCTGCGACCTTCCTCCCTGGGGCCCGCTCTGGGCCTGCTCCCCGAGGTTTGCCTGCGAGGACTCCGCAGGCGGCCAAGCGCCCTGTGTGGAGGTCGAGCCTTCGCCCACGTTCTGAATCTCTCCAAGGGCTCTTCGTTCTACATTTGTGTCCAGCTGACGTATTCTACTCCGATTCCTCTTATTTATGGCTTGCTTACATAGCGCTTCTTctttgcaaaagaagaaaaaagtggtattttaattttttattttacttaacttGTCCCCATTAATGCTGAATGTATTTTGTGGCATTTTTCAAGCCAGAAGAGACACATGAATGGGCAAAGGAAGGCCCAGAACTGAACAGGAAGAGCCGTACCCACTACAGTAACTGGTACAAGCCGTTAGCACAAAGCTCCAAACCACAAAACTGAACATAAATCCGTAACTAAATTAAAACACTGAGTATTATGTGATCAACAGAACCTTGTCAGAAGTCCCTTTTTTATCAACGGGTGTTAGCTGCCATCTATGAATAGAGAAACCAAGAGGTTGTTCAATTTTTCTGACATtcagaatggaaaaaacaaactttctcccaaagattttcttttacaaaattacTCTAATGTGACAGCAGGTACTCTACCTGCCATGCTCAGAAGAGGACAAAACCTAAGTGCCTTAGGGTTCAATGTGCCCTCAGCTGACAAGTGATTCTGCCCCCAGAAGGAGGAATCGCATCCCAGCTCTTATTTATGCTAGAGGAACACGGCAAATTCCACCACCTCTAGAAGAGCCGGCGCGTAACCATCATGCCCACGTGGTGACGTACATTCCCGAGACgccaaacaaaaccaaagtttCTGTGGCCAAAGGGTCCCTACGCACAACTTTCACAACGGGACCTGCAAGGAAGACATGGTGGGGAATTCACAGCGCTGGGAATATTTTGTTCCTGAAGCTGAGGAGTTAGTACATGGTTTATGTTACTATCAACCTTTCACTTTGGAAATGGTAGCGCATACCTCTGAATAAAAAGTCCCAACAAGGAGAACGACCCACTGGCTGGAGGAGCGCAGTACTCCATCCCCGCTCTGGCCCCATCAACTCTGGAAAAGCTAGGTGTTATTTTGTCGGGttaagttgaaaaataatttgtttgcAAGGAGAAAAGGATTGTGAGCTCACTCTCAAGGTGAGCAAAGTTTGCCTTCAgcagtttctttatttctaaaactttctgAATCACCTTATGGCCTCTTGCTCCCAACTCAATCCTTTGCCCATCTGTAGATTGTCTCCTAAAGCTTTTAGCAGATTTCAGACTCCTGCCTCACTCAcgaaatataaaataagaaacaaaaaaacaactattaaGTGCTTTCAGCAACTTGAAGGAAACTGAAAATTTACATAAGTCTATCACTTCTCTGTTTGTGGAGATTACCAGTAAGAAAAAGCAGCCCCCAAACTCAATGATTCCGTACTAAGTATAAATATGAtgtctgaggggcgcctgggtggctcagtcagttaagcggccaactcttgattttggctcaggtcctgagatccagccccacggtgggctctgtgctcagcagggagtcggcccgagattctctctctccctctgcccctccccctgcttgtgtgctcgcgtgctctctctctcacaaataaatggataaatctttaaaaaaaaaaaaaaaaagaccacttcATGTTTATACTcggcctctctccctccccaccctcggCCAAGAAGCCAGCAGGGCAGTGCTCCCTCCGCTTTATGGCTTACCTCCTACTTTAATCCAAACCTGCTCAGGCAAAGCTTTGTTTCTACCGCCCAAAGTCTGTTTAGTGGATTCAATTTCCTGCtggtaacagaaagaaaatgctcTAGGCAATCCAATGTCCTGATGCTTGGCAGCTTCGAGTATAGAACATGGGTTACCAGAACCCTGGAAAAAATGAAGTGACAGGAAGTTTACCAGCATGCCCACAAATCAAATGTCCTCTAACCGAAGTCAGGTCAAAGGTGTTAATGCAATTTGAGTAACTTCACGTACACTGAGGATTTTAAGACGTTCCCAAACCACATAAACGCTTTTGATCTCAAAGATTATTAAgctcaataaaagaaaaacagatccTTCGGACCTAACGAAAATAAAATCCACTTAATACAAAAGAGCAGCACCCGACGAGTCCCTCCCTTACCTGGGTCTGTGAGAGGCTCGAGCCCCCCGCAGCAGAGCACGCATTGGCCGTGAACAGAGGGCATGTAAATTGTAAAGCGGTGGCGGCCGCTGcggttttatttttcaccaatgtcgtgcatttgttttgttgctgATGTAGAGGGACGTTCATGAATTCGGAAGGATGTCGGATAAGAGTTACCAAACTGCCAAGACAAAGGAGACCCGGAGACACGTGAAGACTGTGTGGCAGGCAAGCGTGCCGAAGGCTGCGGTCCCCAGCACGCTCTCCCGGCTAGCACCAAGACTTCTAGACAGCTCAGATCGGGCAGGACGAGCGCCCCTCCTCGTGGAAACCTCTACCGAACCAGGATCAACCAGCGCTGCAGTGGACAAGCTCACACTTCTTCCTCACAGAGGACCATACGGCTGGATGTCACCTGACACCAATCTCTTTTTTTGGCCATTCTCCAAAATCTGATGACTAGGGGCAAAATGGGGAAAACCACAGGGTAGGGAGGGACAGAAAGCGAGGAGCCCCCCCAGCACAGAGGCGGCTACTCTTCAGCATTCGTCTCTGAGACATGACTGACGGGCTGCCATCCTGGCGGCAGGGCGAAGCTGCGTTCTGTCATCAGGACACTTTCCTTCCACCAAGGCTCATCCGTGTGTGGAGTCACCCCTAGCCTGAGTCAACGTGGGGGGAAACAGGCCTCTCCTGACATTAAGGTGGATAATTTGGTGCAAAAGCTTTGGTCCTCAGAAGCACCTGTACACTTATCTCAACTGCACTCTTCCACATGCAGACAGAGTACGCCCCACACGAGGGCATGCTTTGTGGTACGCACTCAGGACTCAAAAGTATTTGCTCATGGGCGCTTGCAGAGCACACACCCTTCCAAGTGGGCCCCAGGCCCAACGGGGTCCGCTCCCCGTGAAGATGCCGGCCAGAGGAGGCCGGCGGCTTTCTCCAGGGATGGCTTCACCTACACCCAGGCCCACCTGGGCCTCATCCCTATTAAAACGCAAGCTGTAGTAGGGCTGGTGGCCTTTGCACCTGGATCACCTCGTCTACACCCAGACCCAGCCAGGCTGGTGGCCGCCCCACCAGAGGGACTCATGTGCCCCAGACTGAGACTACGGCCGCTCCATGGGACCTCCTCGGGTGCACCCCGGCGGGGGCTGCAGGCCTCGGCAGCGGACGGCCTCGTGTGCACGCAGCCCCGGCGGGCCTGCTCCCGGCGCACCCGCGCCCTCCCCGCGCCCGGCCACCCGGGAGGTGGCGGGGAGGGACACCCACTTGTTGAGCGCCACGCCGGGCTCGGGGGGCTCGGCGCcgcgcggggcgggcggcggcTCGGCAGGGATGCTGTTGAAGCGGTCCTCCAGGCGGACGCGCACGGCCGACTTGGCCCGCGCCTCGGGCGCGCCCTCCGCGTTCTCCTTGCCGCCGCCGTCGGGCGCCTTGGGCCGCTGCGCGCCGGGGCCGGGGTCGTCGGCGCCCGGCGTCTTctcggcgggggcgggggcggcggcggcggcggcggcgggggcaggGGCGCCCGCCTCGCTCAGCAGCATCATGCGCAGCTCCTGGAAGTCGACGTGGCCCAGGCAGGGCGCTGCGCCCGCGAAGCCGCCGTCGGCCAGCGCGGGCGGGCACAGCACCGGGTACACGGGCgccgcgccccccgccgccgccgccgccgcgccccccgccgccgcGAAGCCGCCCGCCGCCGCGCCCGGCGCCGCGGCCGCCAGGAAGGCCGAGCTGAGGCGCGCGTCGAGCTCGCCgtcggccgccgccgcctccatGTGCGAGTAGAGGATGTGCTGCAGCTGCGTATACTCCACCTCCGTCATCTCCACCAGGCTCAGGTCGGTGGTCGTGAAGCTCAGCCCCGCCTCGCCCGGCGCCGCGTCCGCGCCCTCGGGGCCCGCCGGCCCGCCCGCCTGCGGCGGCTCCCGCGGCCCGGGGCCCGACATGCCGGAGCCAAcggcggggcgcgcggggcggggccggcgggcaCCGGGCCGGCGCGGCCTCGCTGGGCGACGTTGGGGGCGGGAAACCGCTGGGCCCGCAGCGCGCCtgcgccgccccgccccgcaaCGGAAACCCCACCCCCTGCGCCGCggtcccgccccccgcccccgccaaccGCCTGGCCACCGCCCCGCCACGCCCCGCCCCGGACGGCGGTCGCCACGGGAGCTGCGCGCGCAGGTGTGTATGTTGGGGGCGGGGCGGCAGGCTGCGCGCGCAggtcgggggcggggccggcgggcgcGTGCGCCCTAGCAGCTCGCAGGTGAGAGACCTTACCCCACGTACCTGTGTGACCGGGGGGCCTGCAGCCTGGTGACGGGTCCTCAGACCGGTGCGTCCCAGAACAGACAGCAGCCGTGCCCCCCGAGCGTGCAGCGCTCCCTTACCGCGTCCTTTCTGGGAGCAAATGCGAGATCATACCCTGCACGCGGTTAACAcgcttttcttttctcccacttAAAACGGAGGGAAGTGGCGGAGTCCTCAGTAAGACGTAGGACAGCGGATTAATCCGAATAGAGGACAACCAGTCAGAGCACGATTTCCACGCCAGGTCAGAAACCAGCTGTAGATGATTGAAATACATAGTCTTAAGTGAAGTGACCAAGCCGTTGATGCGTGGAATGACACGGGTAAAATCTTCGAGTAGATTCCAAGCACGGCACCGACGCGGCCCGCAGTGTGCACAGAACCGCTAGATCTCGTTAAAACAGGTTctagggcgcctggtggctcagtgggttaagcgactgccttcggctcaggtcatgatcccggagtcccgggatcgagtcccgcatcgggctccctgctcggcggggagcctgcttctccctctgaccctcccccctcttgcgctctctctcactctctctctcaaataaataaataaaatcttaaaaaaaaaaaaaaaaagcagattctagGTCAGGCCTGGGGGGGCCTGGAACCCACCTTTCTAGGGAGCCCCCATCTGATGCAAGTGCAGCTGGTCAAAGGACCCCAACTTGAATAGCAAAATCACGGAGTACCGTGAAATTTACAAtggttaaaagagaaaataaaatcaaggttaTGTCCAATATGGCTTTTCACTTATTGGAAATAAAGACCATTGGCCCCTAcagtgtgtttttgtttcttgtttgggTGGAGTTCTTGCAGATAGCAGTTTTCAAGCCTTCTTTTGTTTAGACGTAAAATGTGAGAATGATCTGACTTTACTGGAGTTTGCattctaaataaaatgtgaacagaATACCAAACATGCTTTTCTAAAGTCAGTGTAGCTCCCAGTGGTTCTGCCTACCCCTCAGGAGGCAGCCCTGCAGAGCTGAGAAACTGACTTGAGAATTCAAGCCGAGCCTAGTGTGCAGGGAGTGAGGAAGGCTCCGGGCATGGCTCCTGGGAGCAAGTAGCAGGCCTCCACCCCAAacatgcaagaaaataaaatttcagagggACCCTGAAGGAAGGACTAGCCCTTCAAGGACAGGAGGGCAGCACGGCACACATGGTCATTATCTAGGGGAAGACCCATGGTGGGTCATAAGGTCAGTTTAGTGACCCTGGACCCACAATTGAGAACAAAAAGCACATCATCCGTGTGAGCCGTGTGTCATGAGGGTAAGTGTCGAATGTGAAACCGTTATACAAACATGTATTCTGTGAAACCAATGTGACTTGATATCAAAACCACATAAAGATAGTAACAGGAATATAAAACCACAGAGCAATACCTGACATGAGCAAACCTGCAAAAATTCTTGATAGAATCTttgcaaattgaatccaacaagaTTTCTGAAAAGGAATAATAGGTCATGACCAAGTAGATCTTATTCCAGTGACACGAGGGTTGTTTACATTTGAAAATCAACCAACGTCATTTACTGTATTTCTACCAACATCATTTACTGTATTAACaggccaaaaaggaaaaaaaaaaaaaaagcgttcaCCAACTCTAACATCCATTTCTAATAAAAACTCTGCAAGCCGTGAatggaagggaacttcctcaacctgatacaGGGCATCTATGAAATCACTACAGCCAGCATCATAATTACCAGTACGAGACTGAGTGTTTTCCCCTAGGTTAGGAAAAAGGCAAAGACCTCCACCATCACTACTTGTATTCAACATTGTGCTGGAGGCTCTACTCGGCGcaagaaagcaagcagaaggGAAGGCATCCAGACTGAGAGAGAAGAAGTGTAGCTGTCTTTCCTTGCAGACAACGTGACGATCTATGTAGAAAAGCCTATGGAATCTATAAAAAAGCTACCAAGGGACTTCACCAAGGTCACGGAATAGAAGAACAGCATTCAAATATCACTGTATCCTATACACTAGCAGTGAACTTGTGCACATTGTGGTTAAAATACAATAACATTTACAATCACTCAAAAATATgcttaggtataaatttaacaaaacatgtatagGACATATATGTTGGATATCATACTgagtattttccttaaaaatcgtctgtgctctgcctactcatccctccctcccttacccCCTGGAAGCCACTGATCTTTGTGTTTgcataattttgctttttccggaatgtcatatagttgggcATCATGCAGTGTGTAGCCTTttctgattggcttctttcactgagtgatatgcatttaaggttcctctctgtcttctcatggcctgacagctcatttcttcttagccCTGAATGATATCTGTGGTCTGGATGGtccacagtttatttattaatCACCTACCGAAGggtatcttggttgcttctgaattttggcgattatgaataaagccaccaTAAACATCcacgtgcaggtttttgtgtgggcatgagttttctacttctttggataaataccaacgAGTGTGGTTGTGGATCATATTACAAGAGTTTTgtgagaaaccaccaaactgtcttcccaaGGGGCTGCCCCATTTCGTGCTCCCGCCAGCAGTGGATGAAGAATTCCTGCTGCTTCACATCCTCGCCAGCCTTGGGTGTCAGCGTTCTGGATTTCGGTCGTTCTGATAGGTGTGCTTGACGGCCTTTTGCAGACTCGATCACAGCGCCAGCTAGATGGCTGCAGCCTGCAGGGCTGGGCAGTGTCTTCCAGGATACAGCATATGCTCTAAGTAGCAACCTGTGTATGGTGGTCCATCTGCACAGCTGGGATTCATGGACCTGGGAACCAAGGGGTGGAAATGGGGTGGCTCCTTTCACTGTTCCCTCTCCTGATCCACGAGCTGAATCTCTGCTGTCTGTTCCTACAAGTTCTGGTTCTAGAAAGCTCAGTTCAAGGGGAAGAGAGCCCTGTCCAGAGGACGCAGTGACGGTCTCACTGGGCTGTGGGCTGGGGCAGCCACCTGGCCACGTGGGACCCTTCGTGCCAGTGAGCCAACAGGTAAAGAACAGAGACTGTACTGGCCAGGCTGATCAGGCCTGCCTGTCAAGGGGCAGAGGGCCCAAGGACATGCCTGGAATGCAGGAGGATTCCCCAGGGCGCCTCCCAGTACCCCCAAGTCCTGTGATTGAAGTCAGTGCAAAAGTTCAAGGACGCGATCCAGGCGGGCTTGCTGGGAGCTCAGGTCCATCAGGAAGGAAGATTGGGGCTCCCACCAGGTGGGGAGTGCCAGCCAGGGAGCGTGGACTGGATGGTGCAGAACGGCCCGTGGCCAGCTGCAGAAGT
Above is a window of Halichoerus grypus chromosome 10, mHalGry1.hap1.1, whole genome shotgun sequence DNA encoding:
- the TCFL5 gene encoding transcription factor-like 5 protein isoform X2; the protein is MSGPGPREPPQAGGPAGPEGADAAPGEAGLSFTTTDLSLVEMTEVEYTQLQHILYSHMEAAAADGELDARLSSAFLAAAAPGAAAGGFAAAGGAAAAAAGGAAPVYPVLCPPALADGGFAGAAPCLGHVDFQELRMMLLSEAGAPAPAAAAAAAPAPAEKTPGADDPGPGAQRPKAPDGGGKENAEGAPEARAKSAVRVRLEDRFNSIPAEPPPAPRGAEPPEPGVALNNLVTLIRHPSEFMNVPLHQQQNKCTTLVKNKTAAAATALQFTCPLFTANACSAAGGSSLSQTQGSGNPCSILEAAKHQDIGLPRAFSFCYQQEIESTKQTLGGRNKALPEQVWIKVGEALCKQAINKRNRSRIRQLDTNVERRALGEIQNVGEGSTSTQGAWPPAESSQANLGEQAQSGPQGGRSQRRERHNRMERDRRRRIRICCDELNLLVPFCNAETDKATTLQWTTAFLKYIQERHGDSLKKEFESVFCGKTGRRLKLTRPDSLVARPAQEGLQSSPAMDVK
- the TCFL5 gene encoding transcription factor-like 5 protein isoform X1; translated protein: MSGPGPREPPQAGGPAGPEGADAAPGEAGLSFTTTDLSLVEMTEVEYTQLQHILYSHMEAAAADGELDARLSSAFLAAAAPGAAAGGFAAAGGAAAAAAGGAAPVYPVLCPPALADGGFAGAAPCLGHVDFQELRMMLLSEAGAPAPAAAAAAAPAPAEKTPGADDPGPGAQRPKAPDGGGKENAEGAPEARAKSAVRVRLEDRFNSIPAEPPPAPRGAEPPEPGVALNNLVTLIRHPSEFMNVPLHQQQNKCTTLVKNKTAAAATALQFTCPLFTANACSAAGGSSLSQTQGSGNPCSILEAAKHQDIGLPRAFSFCYQQEIESTKQTLGGRNKALPEQVWIKVGEEALCKQAINKRNRSRIRQLDTNVERRALGEIQNVGEGSTSTQGAWPPAESSQANLGEQAQSGPQGGRSQRRERHNRMERDRRRRIRICCDELNLLVPFCNAETDKATTLQWTTAFLKYIQERHGDSLKKEFESVFCGKTGRRLKLTRPDSLVARPAQEGLQSSPAMDVK